A single Larimichthys crocea isolate SSNF chromosome VIII, L_crocea_2.0, whole genome shotgun sequence DNA region contains:
- the txlng gene encoding gamma-taxilin — protein sequence METTEVCEIDVASRRIVGGSDSPPDLDSPSQEEVAEFGLGLCCAEEERGETPGREDSPSDLVEAELDPGGDPKTGEDKAFGKEVVLLMQALNSLATPEEKLAALCKKYADLLEESRCMQKRLKALQKKQSQIVKEKIHLQGEHSKAILARSKLESLCRELQRHNKTLKEENAQRSREYEEQRKEAMLHFQMTLSDIEVQMEQHSSHNTKLRQENMELAEKLKKLIEQYELREEHIDKVFKHKELQQQLMDAKLQRITEMMKEVEEKQQRERDFLLKDATESRRKCELMKEQETQLKQQLSLYMDKFEEFQSTLAKSNEVFTTFRQEMEKMTKKIKKLEKETTQWRTKWESNNQALLQMAEEKTLRDGHFKALQGKLELLERLCRALQKERNDLNNRLSLLQEQGDKGTTALPEAQQREPPAREEDEEDGEEEEVEEEEEEDEEGLPHVDGLETEGIHEAPRPPELDPPLAATDQTTTATRTSSQPTESPTTEQD from the exons ATGGAGACCACAGAAGTTTGTGAAATTGATGTGGCCAGCAGAAGAATAGTGGGAGGCAGTGACTCTCCACCGGACCTGGACAGTCCATCTCAG gaAGAGGTTGCAGAGTTTGGTTTGGGGTTGTGCTGTGCTGAAGAGGAGCGGGGGGAAACTCCAGGCAGAGAGGACAGTCCCAGCGACCTGGTGGAGGCAGAGCTTGACCCTGGAGGAGACCCCAAGACCGGAGAGGACAAGGCTTTTG GGAAGGAGGTTGTTCTTTTGATGCAGGCTCTGAACTCCCTCGCCACTCCTGAGGAGAAACTGGCGGCTTTGTGCAAGAAATATGCAGACTTG TTGGAGGAGAGTCGCTGCATGCAGAAGCGGCTGAAAGCTCTGCAGAAGAAGCAGTCTCAGATTGTGAAGGAGAAGATTCACCTGCAGGGGGAACACAGCAAGGCCATCCTGGCTCGCAGCAAGCTGGAGAGCCTATGCAgggagctgcagagacacaacaagacactgAAG GAGGAAAACGCCCAGCGGTCCAGGGAGTACGAGGAGCAGCGGAAGGAGGCCATGCTGCACTTCCAGATGACCTTGAGCGACATTGAGGTGCAGATGGAACAACACAGCTCCCACAACACCAAGCTGAGGCAGGAGAACATGGAGCTGGCCGAGAAGCTGAAGAAGCTCATCGAGCAGTACGAGCTCCGTGAGGAG CACATAGACAAAGTGTTCAAGCACAAGgagcttcagcagcagctgatggatGCCAAGCTGCAGAGAATCACCGAGATGATGAAAGAAgtggaggagaagcagcagagagagagagacttt CTGCTGAAGGATGCCACAGAGTCCAGGCGCAAGTGTGAGCTGATGAAGGAGCAAGAAACCCAGCTGAAacaacag CTCTCCCTTTACATGGACAAGTTCGAGGAGTTCCAGAGCACTCTGGCTAAAAGCAACGAGGTCTTCACCACCTTCAGACAAGAGATGGAGAAG ATGACCAAGAAGATCAAGAAGTTGGAGAAGGAGACAACACAGTGGAGGACCAAATGGGAGAGCAACAACCAGGCCCTGCTGCAGATGGCTGAGGAG AAAACTCTGCGTGACGGACACTTCAAGGCCCTTCAGGGgaagctggagctgctggagaggCTGTGCAGAGCCCTGCAGAAGGAGAGGAACGACCTCAACAACCGGCTCAGCCTCCTCCAGGAGCAGGGAGACAAAGGGACCACAGCACTTCCTGAAGCCCAGCAACGAGAACCTCCGGCCAgggaggaagacgaagaagatggggaggaagaggaggtggaggaggaagaggaagaagatgaggagggcTTGCCACATGTTGATGGGCTGGAGACAGAGGGCATCCACGAAGCTCCCAGACCACCTGAACTGGACCCTCCACTGGCTGCTACTGACCAAACCACTACTGCTACGAGGACAAGCAGCCAGCCTACAGAGAGCCCGACCACAGAGCAGGACTGA